From the Microbacterium sp. W4I4 genome, one window contains:
- a CDS encoding deoxyguanosinetriphosphate triphosphohydrolase family protein translates to MAEQQTSDPRQARRLPETLDEFQQAEGHPNFRVDIERIRFSPYYSRLSAVTQVISQTGAGLAVHNRLTHSIKVAAVARAIATHLSTRTDEAARIVTELGGAHPVVVQAAAAAHDLGHPPFGHLGEYTLDRIARTRFGLSEGFEGNAQTYRILTRLDEHDRPGVGLNLTAAVRTAVLKYPWRRGEGGKRRGGASKFNYYAIDEQDAVAAASAYPLIEPGQQSVECSIMDISDDIAYSLHDLDDFYRAGLLNQATLSAEFRSWHRDLAKLRAADVATLAADTRTPGHSLELLWRRLRDKDAWIADPDAFSGAVAKVSAEVIDGLVAEPFDGSLASERSLARFTTGWIARLQSSVEVHRHPDIRSGHVSLNRQAWHEVAVLKFLHERFILERPDLTVYQRGQAGILERLVEGFTAWLDDPRDARRAPRRLIDLVDLAVDDYRRLRREAPRLVGPRTDADLDSLARGRGIIDYVASLTDSQAISLDALLAGHTERLWDAGQGL, encoded by the coding sequence ATGGCCGAGCAGCAGACCTCCGACCCCCGCCAGGCGCGACGCCTGCCCGAGACGCTCGACGAGTTCCAGCAGGCCGAGGGACATCCGAATTTCCGGGTGGACATCGAGCGCATCCGCTTCTCGCCCTACTATTCGCGGCTCTCCGCCGTCACCCAGGTCATCTCGCAGACCGGCGCAGGCCTGGCCGTGCACAACCGGCTCACGCACTCCATCAAGGTCGCCGCCGTGGCGCGCGCGATCGCCACGCACTTGTCCACCCGCACCGACGAAGCCGCCCGCATCGTCACCGAGCTCGGCGGCGCGCACCCCGTCGTCGTGCAGGCCGCCGCGGCCGCACACGATCTCGGCCACCCGCCGTTCGGGCACCTCGGCGAATACACGCTCGACCGCATCGCCCGCACCCGGTTCGGACTGAGCGAGGGCTTCGAGGGCAACGCCCAGACCTACCGCATCCTCACCCGCCTCGACGAGCACGACCGTCCCGGCGTCGGCCTCAACCTCACCGCAGCCGTCCGCACCGCCGTGCTCAAGTACCCGTGGCGGCGCGGAGAAGGCGGCAAGCGCCGGGGAGGCGCGAGCAAGTTCAACTATTACGCCATCGACGAGCAGGATGCCGTGGCCGCGGCATCCGCCTACCCCCTGATCGAACCCGGCCAGCAGAGCGTCGAATGCTCGATCATGGACATCTCCGACGACATCGCGTACTCGCTGCACGACCTCGACGACTTCTACCGCGCCGGCCTGCTCAACCAGGCCACGCTCTCGGCGGAGTTCCGATCCTGGCATCGCGATCTCGCCAAGCTGCGCGCTGCCGACGTGGCGACCCTCGCCGCCGACACGCGGACCCCGGGGCACTCCCTCGAGCTGCTCTGGCGGCGGCTCCGGGACAAGGATGCCTGGATCGCCGACCCCGATGCCTTCAGCGGCGCGGTCGCCAAGGTCTCGGCCGAGGTGATCGACGGTCTGGTCGCCGAGCCCTTCGACGGGTCGCTGGCCAGCGAGCGCTCCCTGGCCCGTTTCACCACCGGCTGGATCGCCCGTCTGCAGTCCTCGGTCGAGGTGCACCGGCATCCCGACATCCGGTCCGGGCACGTCAGCCTGAACCGCCAGGCCTGGCATGAGGTCGCGGTGCTGAAGTTCCTGCACGAGCGGTTCATCCTCGAGCGCCCCGACCTCACCGTGTACCAGCGCGGGCAGGCCGGGATCCTGGAGCGGCTCGTCGAGGGCTTCACCGCCTGGCTCGACGACCCGCGCGACGCCCGCCGCGCCCCGCGCCGCCTGATCGACCTGGTCGACCTCGCGGTCGACGACTATCGCCGGCTGCGACGGGAGGCACCACGCCTGGTCGGTCCGCGGACGGACGCCGATCTCGATTCCCTGGCGCGCGGTCGCGGCATCATCGACTACGTCGCCTCCTTGACCGATTCCCAGGCCATCTCGTTGGACGCGCTGCTGGCCGGACACACCGAGCGGCTCTGGGATGCCGGACAGGGACTGTGA